Proteins encoded together in one Onychomys torridus chromosome 1, mOncTor1.1, whole genome shotgun sequence window:
- the Polr3e gene encoding DNA-directed RNA polymerase III subunit RPC5 isoform X2 translates to MANEEDDPVIQEIDVYLAKSLAEKLYLFQYPVRPASMTYDDIPHLSAKIKPKQQKVELEMAIDTLNPNYCRSKGEQIALNVDGACADETSTYSSKLMDKQTFCSSQTTSNTARYAAALYRQGELHLTPLHGILQLRPSFSYLDKADAKHREREAANEGDSSQDEAEEDVKQITVRFSRPESEQARQRRVQSYEFLQKKHAEEPWVHLHYYGVRDSRSEHERQYLLCQGSSGVENTELVKSPSEYLMMLMPPSPEEEKDKPVAPSNVLSMAQLRTLPLADQIKVLMKNVKVMPFANLMSLLGPSVDSVAVLRGIQKVAMLVQGNWVVKSDILYPKDSSSPHSGMPAEVLCRGRDFVMWKFTQSRWVVRKEVAAVTKLCAEDVKDFLEHMAVVRINKGWEFLLPYDLEFIKKHPDVVQRQHMLWSGIQAKLEKVYNLVKETMPKKPDGPSGPAGLVSGEQRVQTAKTKAQQNHAFLERELQRRKEQMRAAAVLPSVQIKEEPLSEEEVDGEELEAEEEEPMDTAPSSCLSTKLANGLPAGRAVGGDSLNGHPVPGCVSNPVARELKAFVETTFQRQFVLTLSELKRLFNLHLAGLPPGHTLFSGISDRMLQDTVLAAGCKQILVPFPPQTAASPDEQKVFALWESGDMSDQHRQVLLEIFSKNYRVRRNMIQSRLTQECGEELSKQEVDKVLKDCCVSYGGMWYLKGTVQS, encoded by the exons ATGGCCAATGAAGAAGATGACCCAGTCATACAGGAG ATCGACGTATACTTGGCCAAAAGTCTGGCAGAGAAGCTGTATCTGTTTCAG TACCCTGTGCGTCCAGCTTCGATGACCTACGATGACATTCCACATCTCTCAGCCAAGATCAAGCCCAAACAGCAGAAG GTAGAGCTTGAGATGGCCATCGACACTCTGAATCCCAACTACTGCCGCAGCAAAGGGGAGCAGATCGCACTGAACGTGGATGGTGCCTGTGCTGACGAGACCAGCACGTACTCCTC GAAGCTGATGGACAAGCAGACCTTCTGCTCCTCCCAGACCACCAGCAACACAGCTCGTTATGCAGCTGCGCTCTACAGGCAAG GTGAACTCCACCTGACACCTTTGCATGGCATCCTACAGCTTCGGCCTAGCTTCTCCTACCTGGATAAGGCAGATGCCAAACACCGAGAGAGGGAGGCAGCCAATGAGG GGGATTCTTCTCAGGACGAGGCAGAAGAGGACGTTAAGCAGATCACG GTGCGGTTCTCACGGCCAGAGTCAGAGCAGGCCCGCCAGCGCCGTGTGCAATCCTATGAGTTCCTGCAGAAGAAGCACGCGGAGGAACCTTGGGTCCACCTGCACTACTATGGTGTGAGG GACAGCCGCTCAGAGCATGAGCGCCAGTACCTGCTGTGCCAGGGATCCAGTGGGGTGGAGAACACAGAGCTTGTCAAGTCACCCAG CGAATACCTCATGATGCTCATGCCACCCAGCCCGGAGGAGGAGAA AGACAAGCCAGTGGCTCCCAGCAATGTCCTGTCCATGGCCCAGCTGCGTACATTGCCCCTGGCTGACCAGATTAAGGTTCTGATGAAGAACG TGAAAGTCATGCCTTTTGCCAATCTCATGAGCCTCCTGGGCCCCTCGGTGGACTCTGTGGCTGTTCTGCGTGGAATCCAGAAGGTGGCCATGTTAGTTCAAGGGAACTGGGTGGTGAAAAG TGACATCCTGTATCCCAAGGATTCTTCCAGCCCTCACAGTGGGATGCCCGCTGAGGTGCTCTGCAGAGGCCGAGACTTTGTT ATGTGGAAGTTCACACAGAGCCGATGGGTGGTACGGAAGGAGGTGGCAGCTGTGACCAAA ctCTGCGCCGAGGATGTGAAGGACTTTCTGGAGCACATGGCTGTAGTGAGGATCAACAAAGGCTGGGAGTTCTTATTGCCTTATGACCTGGAGTTCATCAAGAAGCATCCAGATGTGGTCCAGCGGCAGCACATGCTGTGGTCGGGCATCCAGGCCAA ATTAGAAAAAGTCTATAATCTCGTAAAAGAAACCATGCCAAAGAAGCCGGATGGACCATCAG GGCCTGCTGGGCTGGTCTCTGGGGAACAGCGGGTCCAGACAGCCAAAACCAAGGCCCAGCAGAACCATGCCTTCCTGGAGCGTGAGCTGCAGCGACGGAAGGAACAGATGCGGGCAGCTGCAGTCCTACCCAGCGTGCAGATCAAGGAGGAACCCCTGAGCGAGGAGGAAgtagatggggaagaactggaaGCTGAGGAGGAGGAACCCATGGACACTGCACCCAGCAGCTGCCTCAGCACCAAGTTGGCCAATGGGCTGCCTGCCGGGCGGGCAGTGGGTGGGGATAGCCTAAATGGGCACCCAGTACCAGGCTGTGTCAGCAACCCCGTGGCCCGGGAACTGAAGGCTTTCGTGGAAACCACCTTTCAGAGACAGTTTGTGCTCACGCTAAGCGAACTCAAGCGCCTCTTCAACCTGCACCTGGCAGGCCTGCCCCCGGGCCACACACTCTTCAGCGGCATCTCAGACCGCATGCTACAGGATACGGTGCTGGCCGCTGGCTGCAAGCAGATACTGGTGCCT TTTCCCCCACAGACTGCTGCTTCTCCGGACGAGCAGAAGGTATTTGCCCTCTGGGAGTCTGGAGACATGAGTGACCAG CACCGACAGGTTTTGcttgaaatattttccaaaaacTACCGAGTACGCCGAAACATGATCCAGTCTCGGCTGACTCAGGAATGTGGAGAAGAGTTAAGCAAACAGGAGGTGGATAAAGTGCTAAAG gaCTGTTGTGTAAGCTATGGTGGCATGTGGTACCTTAAGGGGACAGTACAATCTTGA
- the Polr3e gene encoding DNA-directed RNA polymerase III subunit RPC5 isoform X3, whose translation MQLRSTGELHLTPLHGILQLRPSFSYLDKADAKHREREAANEAGDSSQDEAEEDVKQITVRFSRPESEQARQRRVQSYEFLQKKHAEEPWVHLHYYGVRDSRSEHERQYLLCQGSSGVENTELVKSPSEYLMMLMPPSPEEEKDKPVAPSNVLSMAQLRTLPLADQIKVLMKNVKVMPFANLMSLLGPSVDSVAVLRGIQKVAMLVQGNWVVKSDILYPKDSSSPHSGMPAEVLCRGRDFVMWKFTQSRWVVRKEVAAVTKLCAEDVKDFLEHMAVVRINKGWEFLLPYDLEFIKKHPDVVQRQHMLWSGIQAKLEKVYNLVKETMPKKPDGPSGPAGLVSGEQRVQTAKTKAQQNHAFLERELQRRKEQMRAAAVLPSVQIKEEPLSEEEVDGEELEAEEEEPMDTAPSSCLSTKLANGLPAGRAVGGDSLNGHPVPGCVSNPVARELKAFVETTFQRQFVLTLSELKRLFNLHLAGLPPGHTLFSGISDRMLQDTVLAAGCKQILVPFPPQTAASPDEQKVFALWESGDMSDQHRQVLLEIFSKNYRVRRNMIQSRLTQECGEELSKQEVDKVLKDCCVSYGGMWYLKGTVQS comes from the exons ATGCAGCTGCGCTCTACAG GTGAACTCCACCTGACACCTTTGCATGGCATCCTACAGCTTCGGCCTAGCTTCTCCTACCTGGATAAGGCAGATGCCAAACACCGAGAGAGGGAGGCAGCCAATGAGG CAGGGGATTCTTCTCAGGACGAGGCAGAAGAGGACGTTAAGCAGATCACG GTGCGGTTCTCACGGCCAGAGTCAGAGCAGGCCCGCCAGCGCCGTGTGCAATCCTATGAGTTCCTGCAGAAGAAGCACGCGGAGGAACCTTGGGTCCACCTGCACTACTATGGTGTGAGG GACAGCCGCTCAGAGCATGAGCGCCAGTACCTGCTGTGCCAGGGATCCAGTGGGGTGGAGAACACAGAGCTTGTCAAGTCACCCAG CGAATACCTCATGATGCTCATGCCACCCAGCCCGGAGGAGGAGAA AGACAAGCCAGTGGCTCCCAGCAATGTCCTGTCCATGGCCCAGCTGCGTACATTGCCCCTGGCTGACCAGATTAAGGTTCTGATGAAGAACG TGAAAGTCATGCCTTTTGCCAATCTCATGAGCCTCCTGGGCCCCTCGGTGGACTCTGTGGCTGTTCTGCGTGGAATCCAGAAGGTGGCCATGTTAGTTCAAGGGAACTGGGTGGTGAAAAG TGACATCCTGTATCCCAAGGATTCTTCCAGCCCTCACAGTGGGATGCCCGCTGAGGTGCTCTGCAGAGGCCGAGACTTTGTT ATGTGGAAGTTCACACAGAGCCGATGGGTGGTACGGAAGGAGGTGGCAGCTGTGACCAAA ctCTGCGCCGAGGATGTGAAGGACTTTCTGGAGCACATGGCTGTAGTGAGGATCAACAAAGGCTGGGAGTTCTTATTGCCTTATGACCTGGAGTTCATCAAGAAGCATCCAGATGTGGTCCAGCGGCAGCACATGCTGTGGTCGGGCATCCAGGCCAA ATTAGAAAAAGTCTATAATCTCGTAAAAGAAACCATGCCAAAGAAGCCGGATGGACCATCAG GGCCTGCTGGGCTGGTCTCTGGGGAACAGCGGGTCCAGACAGCCAAAACCAAGGCCCAGCAGAACCATGCCTTCCTGGAGCGTGAGCTGCAGCGACGGAAGGAACAGATGCGGGCAGCTGCAGTCCTACCCAGCGTGCAGATCAAGGAGGAACCCCTGAGCGAGGAGGAAgtagatggggaagaactggaaGCTGAGGAGGAGGAACCCATGGACACTGCACCCAGCAGCTGCCTCAGCACCAAGTTGGCCAATGGGCTGCCTGCCGGGCGGGCAGTGGGTGGGGATAGCCTAAATGGGCACCCAGTACCAGGCTGTGTCAGCAACCCCGTGGCCCGGGAACTGAAGGCTTTCGTGGAAACCACCTTTCAGAGACAGTTTGTGCTCACGCTAAGCGAACTCAAGCGCCTCTTCAACCTGCACCTGGCAGGCCTGCCCCCGGGCCACACACTCTTCAGCGGCATCTCAGACCGCATGCTACAGGATACGGTGCTGGCCGCTGGCTGCAAGCAGATACTGGTGCCT TTTCCCCCACAGACTGCTGCTTCTCCGGACGAGCAGAAGGTATTTGCCCTCTGGGAGTCTGGAGACATGAGTGACCAG CACCGACAGGTTTTGcttgaaatattttccaaaaacTACCGAGTACGCCGAAACATGATCCAGTCTCGGCTGACTCAGGAATGTGGAGAAGAGTTAAGCAAACAGGAGGTGGATAAAGTGCTAAAG gaCTGTTGTGTAAGCTATGGTGGCATGTGGTACCTTAAGGGGACAGTACAATCTTGA
- the Polr3e gene encoding DNA-directed RNA polymerase III subunit RPC5 isoform X1: protein MANEEDDPVIQEIDVYLAKSLAEKLYLFQYPVRPASMTYDDIPHLSAKIKPKQQKVELEMAIDTLNPNYCRSKGEQIALNVDGACADETSTYSSKLMDKQTFCSSQTTSNTARYAAALYRQGELHLTPLHGILQLRPSFSYLDKADAKHREREAANEAGDSSQDEAEEDVKQITVRFSRPESEQARQRRVQSYEFLQKKHAEEPWVHLHYYGVRDSRSEHERQYLLCQGSSGVENTELVKSPSEYLMMLMPPSPEEEKDKPVAPSNVLSMAQLRTLPLADQIKVLMKNVKVMPFANLMSLLGPSVDSVAVLRGIQKVAMLVQGNWVVKSDILYPKDSSSPHSGMPAEVLCRGRDFVMWKFTQSRWVVRKEVAAVTKLCAEDVKDFLEHMAVVRINKGWEFLLPYDLEFIKKHPDVVQRQHMLWSGIQAKLEKVYNLVKETMPKKPDGPSGPAGLVSGEQRVQTAKTKAQQNHAFLERELQRRKEQMRAAAVLPSVQIKEEPLSEEEVDGEELEAEEEEPMDTAPSSCLSTKLANGLPAGRAVGGDSLNGHPVPGCVSNPVARELKAFVETTFQRQFVLTLSELKRLFNLHLAGLPPGHTLFSGISDRMLQDTVLAAGCKQILVPFPPQTAASPDEQKVFALWESGDMSDQHRQVLLEIFSKNYRVRRNMIQSRLTQECGEELSKQEVDKVLKDCCVSYGGMWYLKGTVQS, encoded by the exons ATGGCCAATGAAGAAGATGACCCAGTCATACAGGAG ATCGACGTATACTTGGCCAAAAGTCTGGCAGAGAAGCTGTATCTGTTTCAG TACCCTGTGCGTCCAGCTTCGATGACCTACGATGACATTCCACATCTCTCAGCCAAGATCAAGCCCAAACAGCAGAAG GTAGAGCTTGAGATGGCCATCGACACTCTGAATCCCAACTACTGCCGCAGCAAAGGGGAGCAGATCGCACTGAACGTGGATGGTGCCTGTGCTGACGAGACCAGCACGTACTCCTC GAAGCTGATGGACAAGCAGACCTTCTGCTCCTCCCAGACCACCAGCAACACAGCTCGTTATGCAGCTGCGCTCTACAGGCAAG GTGAACTCCACCTGACACCTTTGCATGGCATCCTACAGCTTCGGCCTAGCTTCTCCTACCTGGATAAGGCAGATGCCAAACACCGAGAGAGGGAGGCAGCCAATGAGG CAGGGGATTCTTCTCAGGACGAGGCAGAAGAGGACGTTAAGCAGATCACG GTGCGGTTCTCACGGCCAGAGTCAGAGCAGGCCCGCCAGCGCCGTGTGCAATCCTATGAGTTCCTGCAGAAGAAGCACGCGGAGGAACCTTGGGTCCACCTGCACTACTATGGTGTGAGG GACAGCCGCTCAGAGCATGAGCGCCAGTACCTGCTGTGCCAGGGATCCAGTGGGGTGGAGAACACAGAGCTTGTCAAGTCACCCAG CGAATACCTCATGATGCTCATGCCACCCAGCCCGGAGGAGGAGAA AGACAAGCCAGTGGCTCCCAGCAATGTCCTGTCCATGGCCCAGCTGCGTACATTGCCCCTGGCTGACCAGATTAAGGTTCTGATGAAGAACG TGAAAGTCATGCCTTTTGCCAATCTCATGAGCCTCCTGGGCCCCTCGGTGGACTCTGTGGCTGTTCTGCGTGGAATCCAGAAGGTGGCCATGTTAGTTCAAGGGAACTGGGTGGTGAAAAG TGACATCCTGTATCCCAAGGATTCTTCCAGCCCTCACAGTGGGATGCCCGCTGAGGTGCTCTGCAGAGGCCGAGACTTTGTT ATGTGGAAGTTCACACAGAGCCGATGGGTGGTACGGAAGGAGGTGGCAGCTGTGACCAAA ctCTGCGCCGAGGATGTGAAGGACTTTCTGGAGCACATGGCTGTAGTGAGGATCAACAAAGGCTGGGAGTTCTTATTGCCTTATGACCTGGAGTTCATCAAGAAGCATCCAGATGTGGTCCAGCGGCAGCACATGCTGTGGTCGGGCATCCAGGCCAA ATTAGAAAAAGTCTATAATCTCGTAAAAGAAACCATGCCAAAGAAGCCGGATGGACCATCAG GGCCTGCTGGGCTGGTCTCTGGGGAACAGCGGGTCCAGACAGCCAAAACCAAGGCCCAGCAGAACCATGCCTTCCTGGAGCGTGAGCTGCAGCGACGGAAGGAACAGATGCGGGCAGCTGCAGTCCTACCCAGCGTGCAGATCAAGGAGGAACCCCTGAGCGAGGAGGAAgtagatggggaagaactggaaGCTGAGGAGGAGGAACCCATGGACACTGCACCCAGCAGCTGCCTCAGCACCAAGTTGGCCAATGGGCTGCCTGCCGGGCGGGCAGTGGGTGGGGATAGCCTAAATGGGCACCCAGTACCAGGCTGTGTCAGCAACCCCGTGGCCCGGGAACTGAAGGCTTTCGTGGAAACCACCTTTCAGAGACAGTTTGTGCTCACGCTAAGCGAACTCAAGCGCCTCTTCAACCTGCACCTGGCAGGCCTGCCCCCGGGCCACACACTCTTCAGCGGCATCTCAGACCGCATGCTACAGGATACGGTGCTGGCCGCTGGCTGCAAGCAGATACTGGTGCCT TTTCCCCCACAGACTGCTGCTTCTCCGGACGAGCAGAAGGTATTTGCCCTCTGGGAGTCTGGAGACATGAGTGACCAG CACCGACAGGTTTTGcttgaaatattttccaaaaacTACCGAGTACGCCGAAACATGATCCAGTCTCGGCTGACTCAGGAATGTGGAGAAGAGTTAAGCAAACAGGAGGTGGATAAAGTGCTAAAG gaCTGTTGTGTAAGCTATGGTGGCATGTGGTACCTTAAGGGGACAGTACAATCTTGA